One window from the genome of Leptospira broomii serovar Hurstbridge str. 5399 encodes:
- a CDS encoding DNA-directed RNA polymerase subunit alpha: protein MSLKSLLKGFKRPKKIEFTTETNTPNYGKFVAEPFERGFATTIGNSLRRTLMSSIEGAAISAIRIEGVNHEFSYIEGVAEDVTRIILNLKQVRIKYEPEDKDQSKVIHLELKGAGYFRAGDLAVDSSIEIMNPDLHLATLNEDANLILDLEIQRGRGYVPAEDKKKDIEVLGTIPIDSIFSPVQKVIFEISETRVAQRSDYEKLTLEVWTDGSISPEDAVAQAAKILKEHLTVFINFEEELEEEEDELDEADEKLKASLSKHVEELELSVRSLNVLRSLEIDFVGDLVKRSEEEMSKSKHYSEQALGELKSKLAGLGLSFGMRDF from the coding sequence TTGTCTCTTAAAAGCTTACTCAAAGGATTTAAACGTCCGAAAAAGATCGAATTCACTACGGAAACGAACACGCCTAATTACGGAAAGTTCGTCGCGGAGCCGTTCGAACGCGGGTTTGCAACTACGATCGGAAACTCTCTTCGCAGGACTCTTATGTCCTCGATCGAGGGTGCGGCAATTTCCGCAATCCGCATCGAAGGCGTAAACCACGAGTTCTCATACATCGAAGGAGTGGCTGAGGACGTTACCCGTATCATCCTGAACTTGAAGCAGGTTCGCATTAAATACGAGCCTGAAGATAAAGATCAAAGCAAGGTCATTCACCTCGAATTGAAAGGCGCAGGATATTTTAGAGCGGGCGATTTGGCTGTGGATTCTTCCATAGAAATCATGAATCCGGATCTTCACCTTGCGACTTTGAACGAGGACGCCAATTTGATTCTCGATTTAGAGATTCAAAGAGGTAGGGGATATGTTCCCGCCGAAGATAAGAAGAAAGATATAGAAGTATTGGGAACGATCCCTATCGATTCTATCTTTTCTCCGGTTCAAAAAGTCATTTTCGAAATTTCGGAAACTCGCGTCGCTCAAAGATCTGACTACGAGAAATTGACTCTTGAAGTCTGGACGGACGGCTCTATCTCGCCGGAAGACGCAGTCGCGCAAGCAGCGAAAATCTTAAAAGAACACCTAACGGTTTTCATCAATTTCGAAGAAGAACTAGAAGAGGAAGAAGACGAGCTAGACGAGGCCGACGAGAAGCTGAAAGCGTCTCTTTCAAAACACGTCGAAGAGCTTGAACTATCCGTTCGTTCTCTCAATGTTCTTCGAAGCTTGGAGATCGACTTTGTCGGAGATCTAGTCAAGAGATCCGAAGAAGAGATGTCCAAATCCAAACACTACAGCGAGCAGGCTCTCGGTGAGCTCAAATCCAAACTTGCAGGTTTGGGATTGTCGTTCGGAATGAGGGATTTCTGA
- the rpsD gene encoding 30S ribosomal protein S4, whose amino-acid sequence MARYRGPVVKLMRREGVNLFLKSSYTFNRDKFHKKGPPGMPPKRKPKVSEYGAQLREKQKLKRAYGLLEKQFRRYYEEASHAHGVTGEILLQLLERRLDNVVYRLGFAVTRRQARNFISHQHVLVNGERVDIPSYRLNVGDKIEIRGKFHTSGFIVQNIQLAQSLNSIPSWLSADFIKFSGDVLSLPERHHVDIPVKEQVIVELYSK is encoded by the coding sequence ATGGCAAGATATAGAGGTCCAGTCGTAAAACTGATGAGGAGAGAGGGTGTTAACCTCTTCCTCAAGTCTAGCTATACTTTCAATCGGGATAAGTTCCACAAAAAGGGACCTCCCGGTATGCCGCCAAAACGGAAGCCGAAAGTTTCCGAATATGGCGCTCAGCTGAGAGAAAAGCAGAAACTGAAACGCGCTTACGGTCTGTTAGAAAAACAATTCCGTCGTTATTATGAAGAAGCTTCGCATGCTCACGGTGTGACCGGTGAGATTTTGCTTCAACTTCTAGAAAGAAGATTGGATAACGTCGTTTATCGACTTGGGTTCGCAGTGACTAGGCGCCAGGCTAGGAATTTCATCTCTCACCAACACGTTCTCGTGAACGGAGAGAGGGTGGATATTCCTTCTTACAGACTGAATGTCGGTGACAAAATCGAAATTAGAGGCAAGTTCCATACCTCCGGTTTTATCGTTCAAAACATTCAATTGGCTCAATCCTTGAACTCAATTCCATCTTGGTTGTCTGCCGACTTTATCAAGTTTTCAGGGGATGTTCTTTCTTTACCGGAACGCCATCATGTGGATATTCCAGTGAAAGAACAAGTGATCGTGGAGTTGTACTCCAAGTAA
- the rpsK gene encoding 30S ribosomal protein S11, whose translation MAEDKKTKKDKKVKKKEKKVVPRGKVYITASFNNTIITITDLAGNTLSWSTAGAMGFRGSKKSTPYAAQIAAGSAAEKAIDAAGLNEVDVLVSGPGIGRESAIRSLVARGLSIKMIKDVTPLPHNGCRPRKRRRV comes from the coding sequence ATGGCTGAAGATAAGAAAACAAAGAAAGATAAGAAAGTTAAGAAGAAGGAAAAAAAGGTCGTACCGCGCGGTAAGGTCTATATCACTGCTTCTTTTAACAATACTATTATCACCATAACCGACCTGGCAGGAAACACTCTATCTTGGTCGACTGCCGGTGCAATGGGCTTTCGTGGCTCAAAAAAGTCCACTCCGTATGCCGCGCAAATCGCGGCAGGAAGCGCTGCCGAGAAAGCGATCGACGCAGCTGGGCTAAACGAAGTGGATGTTCTGGTTTCCGGTCCTGGGATCGGTCGTGAATCAGCCATTCGCTCGTTAGTTGCAAGAGGTCTTTCTATTAAGATGATTAAGGACGTAACTCCTCTACCCCATAACGGTTGCCGTCCCCGTAAAAGAAGAAGGGTCTAA
- the rpsM gene encoding 30S ribosomal protein S13 translates to MARIAGIDLPREKRIVVGLTYIFGIGPSTSRKVLAKAGVDQAVRVKDLSDIQEAAIRKVIEETVKVEGDLRSENQLNIKRLMDIGCYRGLRHRKGLPVRGQRTRTNARTRKGVKKTVANKKKATK, encoded by the coding sequence ATGGCACGTATCGCAGGAATCGATCTTCCAAGGGAAAAAAGAATCGTAGTGGGCTTAACCTATATTTTCGGGATCGGCCCCTCTACTTCCCGCAAAGTCCTGGCAAAAGCCGGGGTTGATCAAGCGGTTCGGGTGAAGGATCTTTCCGACATCCAAGAGGCCGCTATCAGAAAGGTGATTGAAGAAACCGTAAAGGTGGAAGGCGATCTTCGTTCTGAAAACCAACTTAATATTAAACGTCTGATGGATATCGGATGTTACCGTGGGTTAAGACATAGAAAAGGCTTGCCAGTTCGCGGTCAAAGAACTCGTACCAATGCCCGTACTCGCAAAGGCGTTAAAAAGACCGTCGCCAATAAGAAAAAGGCAACTAAGTAA
- the rpmJ gene encoding 50S ribosomal protein L36, translating to MKVRTSVKKICTSCKIIRRKGVIRVICTNPKHKQRQA from the coding sequence ATGAAAGTAAGAACCTCCGTTAAAAAAATCTGCACTAGTTGCAAGATTATTAGAAGAAAGGGCGTGATCCGAGTGATCTGCACCAATCCTAAACATAAGCAAAGGCAAGCGTAA
- the infA gene encoding translation initiation factor IF-1 yields the protein MAKEEAITVDGTVLEPLPNAMFRVELENGHKVLAHISGKMRMHYIRILPGDKVTVELSPYDLTKGRITYRKK from the coding sequence TTGGCTAAAGAAGAAGCGATCACTGTGGACGGGACGGTCCTGGAACCACTACCCAATGCCATGTTTCGTGTCGAACTAGAGAATGGGCACAAGGTTTTAGCCCATATTTCGGGTAAGATGAGAATGCACTATATAAGGATCCTTCCCGGAGATAAGGTCACCGTGGAACTTTCCCCATATGATTTGACCAAAGGTAGAATTACCTACCGCAAGAAGTAG
- a CDS encoding adenylate kinase codes for MNSIIFMGPPGAGKGTQAKILCDTLGIPQISTGDILRSAVKNGTQMGLEAKKYMDAGDLVPDSVVIGIIKDRIVEPDCKTGFLLDGFPRTVEQAEALDMLLKAEGKDIKRAINLEVPDGELLQRLLKRAEIEGRSDDNEATIKSRLETYNKKTLPLLDYYAAKGNLSRINGVGSLEQVTELIKKELT; via the coding sequence ATGAATTCGATCATCTTCATGGGCCCCCCAGGCGCGGGAAAGGGAACTCAAGCTAAGATTCTTTGCGATACGCTTGGAATCCCACAAATATCCACCGGCGATATTTTGCGCTCTGCCGTGAAGAATGGAACTCAAATGGGACTCGAAGCCAAAAAATACATGGATGCGGGCGATTTGGTTCCGGATTCCGTGGTCATTGGCATAATCAAGGACCGTATCGTCGAACCGGACTGTAAGACAGGATTCCTGCTGGATGGATTTCCGAGAACTGTCGAACAAGCTGAAGCTCTCGATATGCTTCTGAAAGCGGAAGGCAAAGATATTAAGCGTGCGATAAATTTGGAAGTTCCCGACGGGGAATTGCTTCAAAGACTTTTGAAACGCGCAGAAATCGAAGGGCGCTCCGACGATAACGAAGCGACCATCAAAAGTCGTCTGGAAACATACAATAAAAAGACGCTTCCTCTTCTGGATTACTATGCCGCCAAAGGAAATCTTTCCCGGATCAACGGCGTAGGATCTCTAGAACAAGTAACCGAACTCATCAAAAAGGAGCTGACGTAA
- the secY gene encoding preprotein translocase subunit SecY — MLTSIANIFKIPELRNKVFFTLGMLLLFRLGTHITIPGIDPKVVSAIAADATASEGLVGMFDMFAGGALLNFSIFALGIMPYISSSIIMQLVMVLVPSLQKLQKEGEEGRKKIGQYTKYGTIILCAVQSLAVIRLAQQWSYGADQKAALHPGLIHSSVESWFFFIALLSITTGTVLLIWLGEQITERGIGNGISLLIFAGIVGRLPSSVYQLFQENFVDGLNIIILLLLFILLISLTVLLTQGVRKVPLQYGKQMVGRRMVQAKSQSIPFKVNGASVMPIIFASSLLLFPQTIIQQIVDIPEWAGWAVLLDYLNPFSQIWYHAAVYFFIYIGLIVFFAYFYTAIQFNPAELAENLRKYNGFIPGIRPGSHTKEYIEKVLNRITLPGAIFLAGLALAPYIIIRFLDLGTNSGGGSLVYTFGGTSLLIMVGVALETLKQLESQLLMRNYDGFLKKSKIKGRS; from the coding sequence ATGCTGACTTCGATCGCAAATATCTTTAAGATTCCGGAGCTAAGGAATAAGGTTTTCTTTACCCTTGGCATGCTCCTTTTATTCCGCCTTGGAACGCATATTACTATTCCTGGAATCGATCCTAAAGTCGTTTCGGCAATTGCAGCCGATGCGACTGCCTCGGAAGGATTGGTAGGCATGTTCGACATGTTTGCCGGAGGAGCGCTTCTGAACTTCTCCATTTTTGCCCTCGGAATCATGCCTTACATCTCTTCCTCCATTATCATGCAATTAGTCATGGTTTTGGTTCCGTCTTTGCAGAAGCTCCAAAAAGAAGGGGAAGAAGGCCGTAAGAAAATCGGACAGTACACGAAGTATGGAACGATTATCCTGTGTGCCGTTCAATCTCTAGCAGTCATTCGTTTGGCCCAGCAATGGTCGTACGGCGCCGATCAAAAAGCGGCTCTGCACCCGGGACTTATTCATTCTTCAGTAGAATCCTGGTTTTTCTTTATCGCACTTTTATCCATCACAACTGGAACCGTTTTGTTGATTTGGCTCGGTGAGCAGATCACCGAGAGAGGAATCGGTAATGGAATCTCTCTTTTGATCTTTGCCGGTATCGTAGGTCGTCTACCGAGTTCCGTTTACCAACTGTTCCAGGAGAACTTCGTAGACGGTTTGAATATTATCATTTTATTATTACTATTCATTCTACTGATTTCTCTTACCGTTCTTTTAACGCAAGGTGTCCGTAAGGTGCCTTTACAGTACGGTAAGCAGATGGTCGGACGCAGAATGGTCCAAGCAAAGAGTCAAAGCATTCCGTTTAAAGTAAACGGAGCAAGCGTAATGCCGATCATCTTCGCATCTTCGCTACTTCTGTTTCCGCAAACCATTATTCAACAGATCGTCGATATCCCTGAGTGGGCAGGATGGGCGGTTCTATTAGATTATTTGAATCCATTTTCTCAAATCTGGTACCACGCGGCAGTTTACTTCTTTATTTATATAGGTTTGATCGTTTTCTTCGCGTATTTCTACACCGCGATTCAATTTAATCCGGCTGAACTTGCCGAGAACCTTAGAAAATATAACGGTTTTATTCCAGGAATTCGTCCCGGTTCGCATACGAAAGAATATATCGAAAAAGTTTTAAATCGTATCACTCTTCCGGGTGCGATCTTTCTGGCAGGTCTTGCCCTGGCTCCGTACATTATTATTCGCTTTTTAGATTTAGGAACCAATTCCGGCGGCGGATCGCTGGTTTATACGTTCGGTGGAACCTCTCTTTTAATCATGGTAGGGGTCGCCTTAGAGACTCTGAAACAATTAGAATCTCAGCTATTAATGAGAAACTACGACGGGTTCTTAAAAAAATCCAAAATTAAGGGAAGGTCCTAG
- the rplO gene encoding 50S ribosomal protein L15, with product MSKERIKTALAFGKERSEKENVPAQNTIPVPAGSTRNKKRLGRGIGSKTGKTGGRGSKGQYARNTVRRGFEGGQMPIHRRIPKRGFTSIFHTTFFPINLRDIEKSGLTGNIDAKNMVESKILDKETTLFKILGTGEIKKAVHIVADSVSKSAKEKIEKAGGSVKLRSELAKEA from the coding sequence ATGAGCAAGGAAAGAATCAAAACTGCACTCGCGTTCGGAAAGGAGCGCTCTGAAAAGGAAAACGTTCCGGCTCAGAATACAATTCCTGTTCCGGCGGGTTCCACTCGGAACAAAAAACGTTTAGGAAGAGGAATCGGGTCTAAAACCGGTAAGACCGGTGGACGCGGATCCAAAGGACAGTACGCACGGAATACAGTTCGTCGGGGTTTTGAAGGTGGGCAAATGCCAATCCACCGCAGAATTCCAAAAAGAGGATTCACTTCGATTTTTCATACGACATTCTTCCCGATCAACCTCAGGGATATCGAGAAAAGCGGTTTGACCGGGAACATAGATGCCAAAAATATGGTTGAATCGAAGATTCTCGATAAAGAGACGACTCTTTTCAAGATTCTTGGCACTGGGGAAATCAAAAAAGCGGTCCACATCGTGGCTGATAGCGTTTCCAAATCCGCCAAGGAAAAAATAGAAAAAGCCGGCGGGTCGGTAAAATTACGCTCCGAATTGGCTAAAGAAGCCTGA
- the rpmD gene encoding 50S ribosomal protein L30: METVIVTQVKSSIGIKKGQKLTLAALGLRKTGQQRKHTLTPQIQGMINDVRHLVKVDKA; this comes from the coding sequence ATGGAAACCGTAATCGTCACCCAAGTTAAAAGCAGTATAGGCATTAAAAAAGGCCAAAAGCTGACTCTCGCGGCTCTGGGGCTCCGGAAGACGGGGCAGCAGCGCAAGCATACTTTGACTCCACAAATCCAAGGCATGATCAACGATGTCAGGCATTTGGTAAAAGTGGATAAGGCCTAA
- the rpsE gene encoding 30S ribosomal protein S5 produces the protein MAYEQEQEAKEFSEKVVKIDRVAKVVKGGRRFSFNALTVVGDLKGKVGIGFGKANEVPDAIRKSIESAKKNLVKVEFRGHTIPHEVTGKFKSAKVILKPSSPGTGIIAGGSVRSVVEKAGIQDILSKSWGSSNPVNIVKATLDALQQLETPVLAARKRGITLARLFGNDVG, from the coding sequence ATGGCATACGAACAAGAACAAGAAGCTAAGGAATTTTCCGAAAAGGTCGTTAAAATCGACCGTGTCGCGAAAGTAGTTAAAGGGGGACGTCGTTTTTCCTTTAATGCTCTGACTGTTGTAGGCGACTTAAAGGGAAAAGTAGGGATCGGATTTGGTAAAGCCAACGAAGTTCCCGACGCAATTCGTAAGTCTATCGAATCCGCTAAGAAAAACCTAGTGAAGGTGGAATTCCGCGGACATACGATTCCTCACGAAGTCACAGGAAAATTCAAGTCCGCAAAAGTAATTCTAAAACCGAGTTCACCTGGAACCGGAATCATCGCGGGAGGATCCGTTCGTTCCGTAGTTGAAAAAGCTGGAATTCAGGATATTCTAAGCAAGTCCTGGGGTTCATCCAACCCGGTAAACATCGTTAAGGCGACTCTTGACGCTCTGCAGCAGCTGGAAACTCCCGTTTTGGCAGCTCGTAAAAGAGGAATCACCTTGGCTCGTTTATTCGGTAACGACGTAGGATAA
- the rplR gene encoding 50S ribosomal protein L18, translating to MINKLKKVAAKQRRAERSRFKLRQFGDRPRLVFNKSNRYLSCQIVDDIKGTTLVSATTLDKEFASSGKSRKDVEAAKTLGKIIGERAAAKGVKLVMLDRSGMIYHGRIAAFADAAREAGLEF from the coding sequence ATGATTAACAAACTGAAGAAAGTCGCAGCCAAACAAAGAAGAGCAGAGCGCTCCCGCTTCAAGCTACGGCAATTTGGGGATCGCCCCCGATTGGTCTTCAATAAGTCCAATCGTTATCTTTCCTGCCAAATCGTAGACGATATCAAAGGAACTACGTTAGTTTCCGCGACAACTCTCGATAAGGAATTCGCTTCTTCCGGGAAGAGTCGTAAAGACGTAGAAGCAGCCAAGACACTCGGTAAAATTATCGGTGAACGCGCGGCTGCTAAGGGAGTAAAGTTGGTCATGCTGGATCGTTCCGGAATGATATATCACGGAAGGATTGCAGCCTTCGCCGACGCAGCCAGAGAAGCTGGCTTGGAGTTCTAA
- the rplF gene encoding 50S ribosomal protein L6: MSRIGKAEIKLPEKVEVKLENNAIRVKGPLGELQTPIFEGIALKNESGTLKLERSSEEQNVVALHGLTRALLLNCVKGVTQGWEKNLDITGVGYRAAKRGEDLVMNLGYSHEVVYKTPKGIKIDVNEQVRIKIFGIDKQLVGQVAADIRSKRPPEPYKGKGIKYNNEVIKRKAGKTGKK; this comes from the coding sequence ATGTCCAGGATTGGAAAAGCAGAGATTAAACTTCCCGAGAAAGTGGAAGTAAAATTAGAGAACAATGCCATTCGCGTTAAGGGGCCCTTGGGAGAATTACAAACTCCGATCTTCGAAGGAATTGCCCTGAAAAACGAGTCCGGCACTTTGAAACTGGAGAGATCCAGCGAAGAGCAGAACGTTGTCGCTTTGCACGGTTTGACTCGCGCGCTCCTTTTGAATTGCGTTAAAGGCGTTACCCAGGGATGGGAAAAAAACCTAGATATTACCGGAGTAGGATACCGTGCTGCGAAGCGCGGAGAAGATCTGGTAATGAACTTAGGATACTCGCACGAAGTCGTTTATAAGACTCCGAAAGGAATCAAAATCGACGTGAACGAGCAAGTTCGGATCAAAATTTTCGGTATCGACAAACAACTAGTCGGTCAAGTCGCCGCCGATATCCGATCTAAGAGACCTCCGGAACCTTATAAAGGTAAAGGGATCAAGTACAATAACGAAGTGATTAAGAGAAAGGCCGGAAAAACCGGTAAGAAGTAA
- the rpsH gene encoding 30S ribosomal protein S8, with protein sequence MSLSDPIGDMLTRIRNAGRAKHESCLVPGSKIKRSILELMKEEGFINGYEPVQNGSFEDFKVTLKYDGTKKPVIRELVRVSTPGRRVYLKSEDIRPYKNNMGTMILSTSKGIMTSKKARKLRVGGEVICKLS encoded by the coding sequence ATGAGTTTATCTGATCCTATCGGCGATATGCTTACTCGCATCCGGAATGCCGGCCGCGCGAAACACGAAAGCTGCCTTGTTCCAGGAAGCAAAATCAAACGCTCTATCTTGGAACTTATGAAAGAAGAAGGCTTTATCAACGGCTACGAGCCGGTTCAAAACGGAAGTTTTGAAGATTTTAAAGTCACCTTAAAATATGACGGAACCAAAAAACCGGTCATTCGGGAACTCGTGAGAGTTTCCACTCCCGGAAGAAGGGTTTATCTTAAGAGCGAAGACATTCGTCCTTACAAGAATAACATGGGAACTATGATTCTATCCACTTCCAAGGGAATTATGACGAGTAAGAAAGCCCGGAAACTACGCGTAGGAGGAGAGGTGATCTGCAAACTCTCATAA
- a CDS encoding type Z 30S ribosomal protein S14, with protein MAKTSLIERHKKVKKFKVRIHNRCPLCGRPRGYLRRFDMCRICFRKLASQAQIPGVVKASW; from the coding sequence ATGGCTAAAACCTCTCTGATCGAAAGGCATAAGAAAGTTAAAAAATTTAAGGTGCGGATACACAACCGCTGCCCTCTTTGCGGCAGACCTCGCGGTTACCTTAGAAGGTTCGATATGTGTAGAATTTGTTTCCGGAAACTGGCTAGCCAGGCTCAAATTCCGGGCGTAGTAAAGGCATCTTGGTAA
- the rplE gene encoding 50S ribosomal protein L5, translating into MAARLKEKYGKEIVPALQKQYSFESVMQVPRLEKIVLNVGMGEAHTNPKALEAAVEEMALITGQRPVKTKAKKSIAGFKLREGMSLGATVTLRGNYMYEFLDRLVNVALPRVRDFKGVSEKGFDGRGNYNFSIKEQIIFPEIKVDKINTIYGMNMTFVTNTKSDSEAHSLLVAFGMPFRNLK; encoded by the coding sequence ATGGCAGCGAGACTTAAGGAAAAATACGGGAAAGAAATCGTTCCCGCACTCCAAAAGCAATACAGTTTCGAATCTGTAATGCAGGTGCCACGCCTCGAGAAGATTGTTCTCAACGTAGGTATGGGAGAAGCGCATACGAATCCAAAAGCGCTGGAAGCTGCAGTCGAGGAAATGGCTTTGATCACCGGACAACGCCCTGTGAAAACCAAGGCTAAGAAATCCATCGCGGGATTCAAATTGCGCGAAGGGATGAGCCTTGGTGCAACCGTTACTCTTCGCGGGAACTATATGTATGAGTTCCTAGACCGCCTTGTGAATGTCGCTCTTCCTCGGGTTCGCGACTTCAAAGGAGTTTCCGAAAAAGGTTTTGATGGCCGCGGAAACTACAACTTTAGCATCAAAGAACAGATCATTTTCCCAGAGATCAAAGTGGATAAGATTAACACGATCTATGGAATGAACATGACCTTCGTAACGAATACTAAAAGCGACTCAGAAGCACATAGCCTACTTGTCGCCTTCGGTATGCCGTTCCGGAACCTGAAATAA
- the rplX gene encoding 50S ribosomal protein L24: protein MSKLAYRGSEYTKFKSVKLHKDDEVVVIAGKEKGKRGKILVIDKKRDRVVVEGLNKRKRFLRPTQENPQGGIVEVEAPMHISNVMFYDSKKKKGVRVGFQENKGKKVRVARPDGKEI from the coding sequence ATGTCTAAGCTGGCATATCGGGGTTCCGAATATACTAAGTTTAAATCCGTTAAACTCCACAAAGACGACGAAGTAGTCGTGATTGCTGGAAAAGAAAAAGGCAAACGCGGAAAAATCCTCGTGATCGACAAGAAGCGGGATCGCGTAGTCGTCGAAGGATTGAATAAACGTAAGCGCTTTCTAAGGCCTACTCAAGAGAATCCTCAGGGTGGAATCGTAGAAGTCGAAGCGCCGATGCATATTTCTAACGTTATGTTCTACGACTCCAAAAAGAAAAAGGGAGTTCGCGTAGGATTCCAGGAAAATAAAGGCAAAAAAGTCCGCGTAGCAAGACCGGACGGGAAAGAGATCTAA
- the rplN gene encoding 50S ribosomal protein L14: MIQQETILQVADNSGIKRVMCIKVLGGSKKRYASVGDEIIVAVKDAQPAYGLKDSTGKKVHNKAVQRAVVVRTKKEIRRPDGSYIRFDDNAVAIIDDKGNPKGTRIFGPVARELRDKKYAKIISLAPEVL; encoded by the coding sequence ATGATCCAACAGGAAACCATCCTCCAAGTAGCCGACAACTCCGGGATCAAGAGAGTTATGTGTATCAAGGTCCTCGGGGGCTCAAAGAAACGGTATGCATCCGTCGGAGACGAAATCATCGTCGCCGTTAAGGACGCACAACCGGCTTACGGGCTAAAGGATTCCACGGGGAAAAAGGTCCACAACAAGGCCGTGCAACGTGCCGTAGTTGTTCGCACTAAAAAGGAAATTCGTCGTCCCGACGGTTCCTATATCAGATTCGACGATAACGCAGTTGCGATTATCGACGATAAAGGGAACCCGAAAGGTACTCGTATCTTTGGACCGGTCGCTCGTGAGCTCCGGGATAAGAAATACGCTAAGATCATCTCCCTAGCTCCGGAGGTTCTATAA
- the rpsQ gene encoding 30S ribosomal protein S17, which translates to METAKKSVKKSLLSEGKVVSTAMEKTLVMVVEMRKTHPRFKKIVRRTVKMKVHDEKNECQVGDRILAIETRPLSREKRHRLFKIVEKAK; encoded by the coding sequence ATGGAAACAGCAAAGAAGTCCGTTAAAAAATCCCTTCTAAGCGAAGGTAAGGTCGTAAGCACCGCCATGGAAAAAACCTTGGTGATGGTCGTAGAAATGCGTAAGACCCACCCTAGATTCAAGAAGATCGTGCGCCGGACCGTAAAAATGAAGGTTCACGATGAGAAAAATGAGTGCCAAGTAGGAGACCGAATTCTGGCGATTGAAACCCGTCCTCTCTCCCGCGAAAAGCGCCACCGTTTATTTAAGATCGTAGAAAAGGCAAAGTAA
- the rpmC gene encoding 50S ribosomal protein L29, which translates to MKKVKLHELKDVEILAQIEDARKVIRTARFQYGVARSLENPKVIANAKKKIARLLTIKRERALAATPGANKVRRFSRSTRKDQNRAKANGAAKLAAKAKN; encoded by the coding sequence ATGAAAAAGGTCAAACTGCACGAACTGAAAGACGTCGAAATTTTGGCTCAGATAGAAGATGCTCGTAAGGTAATTCGTACCGCGCGCTTTCAATACGGAGTCGCGCGCTCTCTCGAAAATCCGAAAGTTATCGCTAACGCTAAGAAAAAGATCGCGCGCCTTTTAACGATTAAAAGGGAACGTGCGCTTGCTGCGACTCCAGGTGCGAATAAAGTGCGTCGTTTCTCTCGTTCGACTCGTAAAGATCAGAATCGTGCGAAAGCGAACGGTGCAGCTAAATTGGCTGCAAAGGCTAAGAACTGA
- the rplP gene encoding 50S ribosomal protein L16 produces MLSPKRVKFRKRQRGRLKGTDERGSKVSFGEYGLKAVTSGRLTARQIEAARITINRQVKRGGKLWIRIFPHLPITKKPAETRMGKGKGNPEFWIAEIRPGRILFEMSGIDEASAKKALDLAAYKLPVQTEFVKRSVL; encoded by the coding sequence ATGTTATCACCGAAAAGAGTTAAGTTCAGGAAGAGACAGAGGGGACGGCTCAAGGGAACCGACGAACGCGGTTCCAAAGTCTCCTTCGGCGAATACGGCCTTAAAGCAGTTACGTCCGGCCGCCTGACCGCCCGGCAAATCGAGGCGGCGCGTATTACAATAAACCGCCAAGTAAAACGAGGCGGAAAACTTTGGATCAGGATTTTCCCGCACCTTCCAATTACCAAGAAGCCGGCCGAGACTCGGATGGGTAAGGGAAAAGGAAATCCGGAGTTCTGGATCGCAGAGATTCGTCCGGGTCGTATTTTATTCGAAATGAGCGGCATAGATGAAGCTTCCGCAAAAAAAGCTTTGGATTTGGCAGCTTATAAACTTCCGGTTCAAACCGAATTCGTGAAGAGGTCGGTATTATGA